One genomic segment of Streptomyces sp. RKND-216 includes these proteins:
- a CDS encoding MFS transporter, with product MALSVLALAVLLVCIDATVLALATPFLSEDLDPSSTQLLWIGDVYSFVIAGLLVSMGSLGDRVGRKRLLLTGSVIFGVLSALTAYAHSAEAMIAWRALMGVAGATLMPSTLALIRNIFSNPRERSVAIGIWGAMASAGAAVGPVVGGFLLEHFWWGSVFLLNLPVMAVLVVVGVRLLPESRDPAPGPWDLPSVALSMIGIIGVVYAVKEAAAYGLRWDIAAAAALGALSLAAFVRRQLRLPKPLLDMRLFRRRGFSGAVLADLLTIFGLAGLVFFLSQFLQLVQMRSPFEAGLAELPAGVGAIAAGLVAGLVARRTSVRGAVSGGLAAVALALGAVVGLRPVSDYWVLGLLLLVLGLGAGLSFTVTADIMLSTVPKEQAGAASAVSETAYELGSALGIALLGSVVTGFYRGHAVPEGIPAEVAEQARSSLGGAVEAARGLPGPAGEQLLTTAQDAFTEGLRAGASVAAVVLLAAAAASWRLLRDQRLED from the coding sequence CTGGCGCTGTCCGTGCTCGCCCTCGCCGTGCTGCTGGTGTGCATCGACGCCACGGTGCTCGCCCTCGCCACGCCCTTCCTGAGCGAGGACCTCGACCCCTCCAGCACCCAGCTGCTGTGGATCGGCGACGTGTACTCGTTCGTCATCGCCGGCCTGCTGGTCTCGATGGGCTCCCTGGGCGACCGGGTCGGCCGGAAGCGGCTGCTGCTCACCGGCTCGGTGATCTTCGGCGTCCTGTCCGCCCTGACGGCCTACGCGCACAGCGCCGAGGCCATGATCGCCTGGCGGGCGCTGATGGGCGTCGCGGGAGCGACCCTGATGCCCTCCACTCTGGCCCTGATCCGCAACATCTTCTCCAACCCCCGCGAGCGCAGCGTCGCCATCGGCATCTGGGGCGCCATGGCCTCAGCCGGTGCGGCGGTCGGCCCGGTGGTCGGCGGGTTTCTGCTGGAGCACTTCTGGTGGGGCTCGGTCTTCCTGCTGAACCTCCCGGTCATGGCGGTGCTCGTGGTCGTCGGTGTCCGGCTGCTGCCCGAGTCCCGCGACCCGGCCCCCGGCCCGTGGGACCTGCCCAGCGTCGCCCTCTCCATGATCGGCATCATCGGTGTGGTCTACGCCGTGAAGGAGGCGGCAGCGTACGGTCTGCGCTGGGACATCGCCGCCGCGGCCGCCCTCGGAGCCCTGTCGCTGGCAGCCTTCGTCCGCCGCCAGCTGCGCCTCCCCAAGCCGTTGCTGGACATGCGCCTCTTCCGCCGCCGCGGATTCTCCGGAGCCGTACTGGCCGACCTGCTGACCATCTTCGGGCTCGCTGGCCTGGTGTTCTTCCTTTCCCAGTTCCTCCAGCTGGTACAGATGCGCTCGCCCTTCGAGGCCGGGCTCGCGGAGCTGCCCGCCGGGGTCGGTGCGATCGCCGCGGGCCTGGTCGCCGGGCTGGTGGCCCGTCGCACCTCGGTGCGCGGCGCCGTCTCCGGGGGCCTGGCTGCCGTCGCCCTCGCCCTGGGCGCCGTCGTCGGACTGCGCCCCGTCAGCGACTACTGGGTGCTCGGGCTGCTGCTGCTGGTGCTCGGCCTGGGCGCCGGGCTGTCCTTCACCGTCACAGCCGACATCATGCTGTCCACCGTGCCCAAGGAGCAGGCCGGAGCGGCCTCCGCCGTCTCCGAGACCGCCTACGAGCTGGGCTCGGCGCTCGGCATCGCCCTCCTCGGCTCCGTGGTCACCGGCTTCTACCGGGGCCACGCGGTCCCCGAGGGTATCCCCGCGGAAGTCGCCGAACAGGCCAGATCCTCCCTCGGAGGGGCGGTGGAGGCCGCCCGCGGCCTGCCCGGTCCGGCGGGGGAGCAGCTGCTCACCACCGCACAGGACGCCTTCACCGAAGGGCTGCGCGCGGGAGCCTCCGTCGCGGCGGTGGTGCTGCTG
- a CDS encoding TetR/AcrR family transcriptional regulator has translation MLPDREALLHTAAAHLGRHPTASMDDIARAAGISRATLHRWFAGRGALVRGLEQLGISRVRAAVDAARLEEGDPGDALRRLIAEAESFAGFLGFLMSESQLFEPGAVEPGWTEADERIAALFRRGQETGVFRVDLTAAFLTEALYALVTASAWAVQEGRVAERDAGPMTAELLLGGLLRREPR, from the coding sequence ATGCTCCCGGACCGAGAAGCGCTCCTCCACACCGCGGCCGCTCACCTCGGCCGTCACCCGACCGCGTCGATGGACGACATCGCCCGCGCTGCCGGCATCAGCCGTGCCACACTGCACCGCTGGTTCGCCGGCCGCGGCGCGCTGGTGCGCGGTCTGGAGCAGCTCGGCATCAGCCGGGTGCGCGCCGCGGTGGACGCCGCCCGGCTGGAGGAGGGCGACCCGGGCGACGCGCTGCGCCGCCTGATCGCCGAGGCGGAGTCCTTCGCCGGCTTCCTCGGCTTCCTGATGTCCGAGAGCCAGCTCTTCGAGCCGGGAGCCGTCGAGCCGGGCTGGACCGAGGCCGACGAGCGGATCGCCGCGTTGTTCCGGCGCGGCCAGGAGACCGGCGTCTTCCGCGTCGACCTCACCGCTGCCTTCCTCACCGAAGCCCTGTACGCCCTGGTCACCGCATCCGCCTGGGCGGTGCAGGAGGGCCGCGTCGCCGAACGCGACGCGGGCCCGATGACCGCCGAGCTGCTGCTCGGCGGCCTGCTGCGGAGGGAACCCCGGTGA